The Leptolyngbya iicbica LK DNA window ACTGACTAAAAATGCGGGTGATGTGAGGCCAGACTGAGACCGGGATGACTCGCTCACCGGCTAAGCGACATCCGCTAGGGGCAGCGCTATGAATCAATCGGTCAGGGGACGGTTCCCTTGATCCGTTCCTGACTGCATCGGCTGAGCCGACAGGGCATCGTCCCCTGGCCCTTTGCAGATCGCCCTTTGCAGAGCGGGGGACGGTGTGATCGTGGTAATGGCTGTTGCCCTGCCAAGGGTTAGGCCAGCAACTTGTCAACATTTTTAAAAATGCAGATGGCTTGTCATGATGTTGACGGTGTGAATTAACCGACACCACTCGGGGTTGGAAATCTAGGAGGTTGCGAGAGCGCAATGGGGGAACGAAGACCGTCACGCCAACAGCCGCGGCGAGGGCTGCTGAACCGTTGGCGACTGCTCTGGGCAGGGCTGATGGCGCTGGTATTAGGCATCAGCATCATCGGCAGTGTCATGGCCCAACCCTTAGTGCTAAATAGTGCCCCCATCGTGCTAGATGGGCGGCCACTGTTTGAGGTTGCTCCTGCGAATCAGATGACGGCTGATGAGCGGGCTGAACAAATTAGCGGTGATTTAGAAGACTTGCTTGAGGAGGATGATGGGCTCAACGTGAGCACTGAAGTCCGCAATAAAGCGCCTGTCATTTTGATCGATGGGTCTTACCTCATGACGGTGACCCAAAATGATGCGGACTTGAATGATGCGGACTCTCCCGAGGAGCTGGCTCCGGTCTGGGCGGAACAACTTGATCAAGAGCTCGAAATCGCCCAAACCGAGCGGAGTAACGCGGTCTTACAGCGCCGCCTGGTGTATTCTTTGGGGTTAATTGCCCTGACGTTGCTGGCCCATCGCCTGATTGGTTATCTGTGGCGGCGATCGCTGCGCCCCCTGTTAGAAAACCTGGCCACCTCTCGAGATGACGGGCAAGCGCCCCCGGCTGGGTTTAACTTACTCATGTCACTCTTGCTCAGCCTGATTCGCTTTGGCCTCTGGCTGGGCGTGATTAATTACATCACGCTGCTGTTTCCGCTGACCCGCCGCTGGAGCTATTTTTTTCAGCGGCAAGTCCTTGAGGGCCTGCTGGCTCCCAATTTTCAGTTGGGACAGACTGAGATTTCCATCTTTAGCCTGTTTGTGCTGATTGGCATTTTGCTCGGCATTGTGGTGGTATCGGGCATCTTTGCCAATTTTTTGCGCTCTCGGGTATTACGGCTGACGGGCATCGATCGCGGCTTACAGGCGGCGATCGCGGTCATCGCCAAATACAGCATGATTTTTGTCGGCACCGTCTTGCTGCTGCAAATTTGGGGAGTTGACCTCAGCTCTCTCGCGTTGATTGCCAGTGCCCTGGGGGTCGGTATTGGTATTGGCCTGCAAAATATCGTCAAAGACTTTGGCAGCGGTTTTATTTTGGTGTTTGAACGCCCGATTCAGGTGGGCGATTTTGTGGCCTTTGGCGAGTTTCAAGGCACGGTAGAACATATCGGCGCTCGCAGTACCGAGATCAAAACGCTGGATCAGGTGTCGATTATCGTGCCCAATTCTCGCTTTTTAGAGCAGGAAGTCATTAACTGGAGTCACCGCAACCCGGTTTCGCGCATTCGGTTGCCAGTGGGTGTGGCCTACAGTTCTGACCCCAAAGACGTCAAACAAGTCCTGATCGAAGCCAGTTATCAGCATCCCCAGGTGCTATCCAAACCGCCGCCGTTGGTCTTCTTTAAAGGATTTGGCGATAGTTCCCTCGATTTTGAACTGTTGGTTTGGATTGCTGACCCACCGAAGCAGTTAGTGATTAAGAGCGATCTATATTTCTCGATCGAGGCGGCCCTACGTCAACACAATATCG harbors:
- a CDS encoding mechanosensitive ion channel family protein, translating into MGERRPSRQQPRRGLLNRWRLLWAGLMALVLGISIIGSVMAQPLVLNSAPIVLDGRPLFEVAPANQMTADERAEQISGDLEDLLEEDDGLNVSTEVRNKAPVILIDGSYLMTVTQNDADLNDADSPEELAPVWAEQLDQELEIAQTERSNAVLQRRLVYSLGLIALTLLAHRLIGYLWRRSLRPLLENLATSRDDGQAPPAGFNLLMSLLLSLIRFGLWLGVINYITLLFPLTRRWSYFFQRQVLEGLLAPNFQLGQTEISIFSLFVLIGILLGIVVVSGIFANFLRSRVLRLTGIDRGLQAAIAVIAKYSMIFVGTVLLLQIWGVDLSSLALIASALGVGIGIGLQNIVKDFGSGFILVFERPIQVGDFVAFGEFQGTVEHIGARSTEIKTLDQVSIIVPNSRFLEQEVINWSHRNPVSRIRLPVGVAYSSDPKDVKQVLIEASYQHPQVLSKPPPLVFFKGFGDSSLDFELLVWIADPPKQLVIKSDLYFSIEAALRQHNIEIPFPQRDLHIRSEQLPVEVLKQLRPGDRL